A window of Primulina huaijiensis isolate GDHJ02 chromosome 9, ASM1229523v2, whole genome shotgun sequence contains these coding sequences:
- the LOC140984314 gene encoding probable ADP-ribosylation factor GTPase-activating protein AGD11 isoform X2, whose amino-acid sequence MSVEQGNAETDDVSVPVSDEPGSCLYDLLQKETSPNWVNCPKEGRNTSSTQRRLESMLSESGNRFCADCGSRDPKWVSLNIGAFICIKCSGVHRSLGVHISKVLSVKLDEWTDEQVDALIEMGGNAAVNSKYEAYVPDNYKKLRPDSSTEERADFIRRKYEMQQFFNHDLSSCFPSSSSTPHTSSSGCHPESAIDNKKRLEKQTTGHRIQALGQAFRNSWRRGEHKAPKKTNSMAGMVEFVGLIKVNVVRGTNLAVRDMVTSDPYVILSLGNQSMKTRVIKNNLNPVWNERLMLSIPENIPPLKLLVYDKDKFTTDDFMGEAEIDIQPLISAAKASECSSINETTQLGKWKASKENTLVKDGVITLEDGRVKQDISIKLQNVERGVLEIELECVPLTQ is encoded by the exons ATGTCAGTGGAACAAGGAAATGCGGAAACAGATGATGTTTCAGTTCCAGTTTCAG ATGAACCAGGTTCTTGTCTTTATGATCTCCTACAAAAGGAAACCTCCCCAAACTGGGTTAACTGTCCGAAGGAAGGGCGAAATACTTCGA GTACACAGCGTAGGCTAGAGAGCATGTTATCTGAATCTGGGAATCGATTTTGTGCAGATTGTGGATCAAGAGATCCAAAATGGGT ATCCTTGAACATTGGAGCATTCATTTGTATCAAATGCTCTGGTGTACATAGAAGTCTTGGAGTGCATATATCAAAG GTCTTATCTGTGAAGCTTGACGAATGGACAGATGAGCAAGTAGATGCTTTGATTGAAATGGGAGGAAATGCTGCAGTGAACTCGAAATATGAAGCTTATGTTCcagataattataaaaaattgagACCGGATTCCTCGACAGAGGAGCGTGCCGATTTTATAAG GAGAAAATATGAAATGCAACAATTTTTTAACCATGATTTATCATCGTGTTTCCCATCATCTTCTTCAACACCCCACACGAGTTCTTCAGGCTGTCATCCTGAATCTGCCATAGATAATAAGAAGCGCTTGGAAAAACAAACTACAGGTCACAGAATCCAAGCTCTTGGGCAGGCATTTCGTAATAGCTGGAGAAGAGGTGAACACAAGGCGCCAAAGAAAACCAACTCAATG GCAGGTATGGTCGAATTCGTAGGATTGATCAAGGTTAACGTCGTAAGAGGTACTAACCTAGCGGTCCGGGATATGGTGACTAGTGACCCATACGTCATCCTCTCACTGGGAAATCAA TCAATGAAGACGAGGGTCATAAAGAATAATCTCAACCCGGTCTGGAACGAAAGGCTAATGTTGTCGATTCCAGAAAACATTCCACCTTTAAAGTTG CTTGTATACGACAAAGATAAGTTCACAACCGATGATTTTATGGGGGAAGCAGAGATCGATATCCAACCACTCATATCTGCTGCAAAAGCTTCCGAGTGCTCCTCGATTAATGAGACAACACAACTCGGAAAGTGGAAAGCAAGCAAAGAGAACACACTTGTAAAAGATGGTGTTATAACCTTAGAAGATGGTAGGGTGAAACAAGATATCTCTATTAAGTTGCAGAATGTTGAACGGGGAGTCTTAGAGATTGAGCTTGAATGTGTGCCTCTTACACAGTAG
- the LOC140984314 gene encoding probable ADP-ribosylation factor GTPase-activating protein AGD11 isoform X1, with protein sequence MSVEQGNAETDDVSVPVSDEPGSCLYDLLQKETSPNWVNCPKEGRNTSSKCTQRRLESMLSESGNRFCADCGSRDPKWVSLNIGAFICIKCSGVHRSLGVHISKVLSVKLDEWTDEQVDALIEMGGNAAVNSKYEAYVPDNYKKLRPDSSTEERADFIRRKYEMQQFFNHDLSSCFPSSSSTPHTSSSGCHPESAIDNKKRLEKQTTGHRIQALGQAFRNSWRRGEHKAPKKTNSMAGMVEFVGLIKVNVVRGTNLAVRDMVTSDPYVILSLGNQSMKTRVIKNNLNPVWNERLMLSIPENIPPLKLLVYDKDKFTTDDFMGEAEIDIQPLISAAKASECSSINETTQLGKWKASKENTLVKDGVITLEDGRVKQDISIKLQNVERGVLEIELECVPLTQ encoded by the exons ATGTCAGTGGAACAAGGAAATGCGGAAACAGATGATGTTTCAGTTCCAGTTTCAG ATGAACCAGGTTCTTGTCTTTATGATCTCCTACAAAAGGAAACCTCCCCAAACTGGGTTAACTGTCCGAAGGAAGGGCGAAATACTTCGAGTAAGT GTACACAGCGTAGGCTAGAGAGCATGTTATCTGAATCTGGGAATCGATTTTGTGCAGATTGTGGATCAAGAGATCCAAAATGGGT ATCCTTGAACATTGGAGCATTCATTTGTATCAAATGCTCTGGTGTACATAGAAGTCTTGGAGTGCATATATCAAAG GTCTTATCTGTGAAGCTTGACGAATGGACAGATGAGCAAGTAGATGCTTTGATTGAAATGGGAGGAAATGCTGCAGTGAACTCGAAATATGAAGCTTATGTTCcagataattataaaaaattgagACCGGATTCCTCGACAGAGGAGCGTGCCGATTTTATAAG GAGAAAATATGAAATGCAACAATTTTTTAACCATGATTTATCATCGTGTTTCCCATCATCTTCTTCAACACCCCACACGAGTTCTTCAGGCTGTCATCCTGAATCTGCCATAGATAATAAGAAGCGCTTGGAAAAACAAACTACAGGTCACAGAATCCAAGCTCTTGGGCAGGCATTTCGTAATAGCTGGAGAAGAGGTGAACACAAGGCGCCAAAGAAAACCAACTCAATG GCAGGTATGGTCGAATTCGTAGGATTGATCAAGGTTAACGTCGTAAGAGGTACTAACCTAGCGGTCCGGGATATGGTGACTAGTGACCCATACGTCATCCTCTCACTGGGAAATCAA TCAATGAAGACGAGGGTCATAAAGAATAATCTCAACCCGGTCTGGAACGAAAGGCTAATGTTGTCGATTCCAGAAAACATTCCACCTTTAAAGTTG CTTGTATACGACAAAGATAAGTTCACAACCGATGATTTTATGGGGGAAGCAGAGATCGATATCCAACCACTCATATCTGCTGCAAAAGCTTCCGAGTGCTCCTCGATTAATGAGACAACACAACTCGGAAAGTGGAAAGCAAGCAAAGAGAACACACTTGTAAAAGATGGTGTTATAACCTTAGAAGATGGTAGGGTGAAACAAGATATCTCTATTAAGTTGCAGAATGTTGAACGGGGAGTCTTAGAGATTGAGCTTGAATGTGTGCCTCTTACACAGTAG
- the LOC140985139 gene encoding uncharacterized protein, whose translation MADCKNHAMEFPEKSQRDDKCSSLTIVKCPGTFKASAAAAAVAAGGEITIKPLFGLYNSPAMQRSGSIKSLYSSSFGSMVSAGNSLKGKVRKLCSIFETPKHPSSPTNSVALPLPSPTPIKLTKLLLAASDSSNFISKGIPSPVPESPFRLPGTEDRVVVYFTSLRGIRRTFQDCHSVRMIFHGLCVNLDERDISMDVAYRKELQKVLGETNISLPQVFIKGKYIGGADVIKQLLEAGELVRLIKGLPFVAPQPCDTCGDVRFVPCPNCSGSKKVYDEDEEKPKRCPKCNENGLVRCPLCCS comes from the coding sequence atgGCTGATTGCAAGAACCATGCGATGGAATTCCCGGAAAAATCCCAAAGAGATGATAAGTGCAGCTCCTTGACGATTGTCAAATGTCCCGGCACTTTCAAAGCctcggcggcggcggcggcggtggCGGCGGGAGGTGAAATTACCATTAAGCCTCTGTTCGGCCTCTACAATTCCCCGGCCATGCAGCGAAGCGGCTCCATCAAGAGTTTGTACAGCTCCTCCTTTGGCTCGATGGTCTCCGCCGGTAACTCCTTGAAGGGCAAGGTCAGAAAATTATGCTCGATTTTCGAAACCCCAAAACACCCCTCAAGCCCCACAAATTCAGTAGCTTTGCCGCTGCCCTCGCCCACGCCAATAAAGCTGACCAAATTGCTGCTAGCAGCATCGGATTCTTCAAATTTCATTTCCAAAGGTATCCCTTCTCCAGTCCCGGAATCTCCCTTCAGGCTGCCTGGTACTGAGGACAGAGTTGTAGTTTACTTCACAAGCCTACGGGGAATACGAAGAACATTTCAAGATTGCCACAGTGTACGCATGATTTTTCATGGGTTATGTGTGAATCTCGATGAGAGGGATATATCCATGGATGTAGCATATAGAAAGGAGTTACAGAAAGTATTGGGTGAAACTAATATCAGCTTACCTCAAGTGTTTATCAAAGGAAAGTACATTGGGGGAGCTGATGTGATAAAGCAATTACTAGAGGCCGGTGAATTGGTTAGGCTTATAAAGGGGCTCCCTTTTGTTGCTCCACAGCCGTGTGATACGTGCGGTGATGTGAGGTTCGTTCCGTGCCCGAATTGCAGTGGCAGTAAGAAGGTGTATGATGAGGACGAGGAGAAGCCGAAAAGGTGTCCGAAATGCAACGAAAACGGGCTTGTTAGGTGTCCACTGTGCTGCTCATGA